A DNA window from Zerene cesonia ecotype Mississippi chromosome 28, Zerene_cesonia_1.1, whole genome shotgun sequence contains the following coding sequences:
- the LOC119837681 gene encoding serine/arginine repetitive matrix protein 1, which produces MIGSFWNLCRACPSMPVDKLHSEYRSTYRWHEYKEQQNQQQGVVKQPAPTPPSALPIARGAIEPAMPRRKKYPGVAYKTNELFDPAPSDDIRPQTLDRARSAQRNETDRAGRRSKSEGPRQPRWTDTVEPKATTALGEVLAAKEPETVSTEYRNQFAWPKDTTDAPRKSISMGALKKAAAAEGSVEAEPLMNHVDGEEDHKRYIEDYLWNGQKPGVQRYVQTHIAGGAGEDTASTLRAAGLQPLGLAQGDSWYREVLDLRKRAGEYKYRGWGTELAPDHITQLYNKQIELWYQVSRRSSLSALSLASTNHKALPRDEKDGKESKSHSPKKFRSFRSAPHQSIHAKLQETKALERSPHKTSPQKQRKKLQGHSFDEGAAQEGAKTEGAFRSPRRRPRSADPAPAPARHPPNGHEPHPRPAKPTGLPLSRGSSNRVRSSSRGGRSPSAPPKTGPGANGAVEVNGTIERGKRSRSTSKVGIKIDDEIPSHRSASVAKDHFFDDSPVVKSPPEPTRVKSPEQMNMRSPDPVNWTVPLDTGKTFTVTQNVKSDESVKRPSSEFKGGSVAEDGAAKPAEIAPIHHQQMSPIRSLKKSESPTSLSKRVDKTPTTPTSLTPIDETKALDLNKVNGINGVNSNQLTPETPVKETIKEKEVIKKSTEATQVAPGVVDTTLVNDNAGSGGLTAAEVLDRARSRFDKFWGKKEDDV; this is translated from the exons CTGCACTCGGAGTACCGCAGCACGTACAGATGGCACGAGTACAAAGAACAACAGAACCAGCAGCAGGGGGTGGTCAAGCAGCCAGCCCCTACGCCGCCCTCCGCACTGCCCATCGCTAGAG GAGCAATCGAGCCAGCAATGCCTCGTCGCAAGAAATACCCCGGCGTTGCCTACAAGACCAACGAGTTATTCGACCCAGCACCCTCTGATGACATCAGGCCACAGACCCTGGACCGTGCCCGG AGTGCTCAGAGGAATGAGACAGACCGAGCCGGGCGTCGCAGTAAGTCTGAAGGACCTCGCCAGCCAAGATGGACTGACACTGTGGAGCCTAAG GCGACCACAGCCCTGGGTGAGGTGCTAGCAGCGAAGGAACCGGAGACGGTGAGCACAGAGTACCGAAACCAGTTCGCGTGGCCCAAAGACACCACAGATGCGCCCAGGAAAAGCATCTCCATGGGAGCCCTGAAGAAAGCTGCGGCTGCTGAAG GGTCGGTAGAGGCGGAACCTCTGATGAACCACGTTGATGGAGAAGAGGATCACAAGAGATACATAGAAGATTATCTGTGGAACGGACAGAAGCCGGGCGTGCAGAGGTACGTACAAACAcacata GCGGGCGGGGCGGGCGAGGACACCGCCAGCACGCTGCGCGCCGCCGGCCTGCAGCCGCTCGGCCTCGCGCAGGGCGACTCGTGGTACCGCGAGGTGCTCGACCTGCGCAAGCGCGCCGGCGAATACAAG TACCGCGGCTGGGGAACAGAGCTGGCTCCGGACCACATCACTCAGCTTTACAATAAGCAAATCGAGCTCTGGTACCAAGTGTCGCGCCGATCCTCGCTGTCGGCTCTGTCACTCGCTTCCACCAATCACAA GGCGCTGCCTCGTGACGAAAAAGATGGGAAGGAGTCGAAGAGTCATTCCCCGAAGAAGTTCAGGTCGTTCCGCTCGGCGCCGCACCAGTCCATCCACGCCAAGCTGCAAGAGACCAAGGCCCTGGAGCGGTCTCCACACAAGACCTCGCCTCAGAAGCAGAGGAAGAAGCTGCAAGGCCACAGCTTCGATGAGGGAGCTGCTCAAGAAG GCGCGAAAACTGAAGGCGCATTCCGCTCGCCTCGGCGGCGGCCGCGCTCTGCCGACCCCGCACCCGCGCCCGCGCGCCACCCGCCCAACGGCCACGAGCCGCACCCGCGACCAGCCAAGCCCACGG GTTTGCCGTTAAGTAGGGGCAGTAGTAATAGGGTTAGGTCCTCATCAAGGGGGGGGAGGTCACCGTCCGCGCCTCCAAAAACTGGGCCAGGGGCAAATGGGGCAGTTGAAGTGAATGGCACGATAGAGCGGGGCAAACGCAGCCGCAGCACGTCCAAAGTGGGCATAAAAATTG ACGACGAGATACCGTCGCACCGCAGCGCGTCCGTCGCGAAGGACCACTTCTTCGACGACTCGCCCGTGGTGAAGTCGCCGCCCGAGCCGACGCGCGTCAAGTCGCCCGAGCAAATGAACATGCGCTCGCCGGACCCCGTCAACTGGACCGTGCCGCTCGACACCGGCAAGACGTTCACCGTCACGCAGAACGTCAAAAGCG ATGAGAGCGTTAAGCGCCCTAGCTCAGAGTTTAAGGGTGGGTCGGTGGCCGAAGACGGCGCAGCGAAGCCGGCAG AAATCGCCCCAATCCATCACCAGCAAATGTCGCCAATACGTTCGCTGAAAAAAAGTGAATCGCCGACAAGTCTGAGCAAACGCGTCGACAAAACACCGACAACGCCCACTAGTCTCACTCCCATTGATGAGACCAAAGCTCTCGATTTGAACAAAGTGAACGGCATTAATGGAGTGAACAGCAACCAGCTAACTCCCGAAACTCCAGTGAAGGAAACGATTAAGGAAAAGGAAGTGATTAAGAAGTCGACCGAGGCCACCCAAGTCGCGCCCGGAGTCGTCGACACAACACTAGTGAACGACAACGCTGGCTCCGGAGGCCTGACAGCCGCCGAAGTGCTCGACAGAGCCCGGTCTAGATTTGACAAGTTCTGGGGCAAAAAGGAAGATGACGTTTAA